A window from Mytilus galloprovincialis chromosome 8, xbMytGall1.hap1.1, whole genome shotgun sequence encodes these proteins:
- the LOC143042065 gene encoding LITAF domain-containing protein-like produces MEKQGNLPPPPQYSHGGQQSTVVITSPAMLGPQFREVPVRTQCPACQADIMTSTRYETGTLTWISIGALCLFGCWLGCCLIPLCVNPCKDVVHSCPNCKQMVGKYNRM; encoded by the exons ATGGAAAAGCAAGGAAATCTCCCTCCTCCGCCGCAGTATAGTCATG GCGGACAACAATCGACAGTGGTTATCACATCGCCAGCAATGTTGGGACCACAGTTTCGGGAAGTACCAGTCCGAACACAATGTCCAGCCTGTCAAGCTGATATAATGACCTCTACACGATATGAAACTGGTACACTGACCTGGATAAGCATTGGTGCTTTGTGTTTATTTGG ATGTTGGCTTGGGTGTTGTCTAATTCCCCTCTGTGTTAATCCGTGTAAAGACGTTGTACACTCCTGTCCTAACTGTAAGCAGATGGTTGGAAAGTACAACAGGATGTGA